Proteins encoded by one window of Macaca fascicularis isolate 582-1 chromosome 10, T2T-MFA8v1.1:
- the PEX26 gene encoding peroxisome assembly protein 26 isoform X1: MKSDCSTSAAPFRGLGGPLRSSEPVRAAPARSPAVDLLEEAADLLVVHLDFRAALETCERAWQSLANHALPEEPAGTSLEVKCSLCVVGIQALAEMDRWQEVLSWVLQYYQVPEKLPPKVLELCILLYSKMQEPRAVLDVVGAWLQDPANQDLPEYGALAEFHVQRVLLPLGCLSEAEELVVGSAAFGEERRLDVLQAIHTARQQQQQEHSGSEEAQKPNEEGSVSHKFLSLPMLVRQLWDSAVSHFFSLPFKKSLLAALILCLLVVRFDPASPSSLPFLYKLAQLFRWIRKAASSRLYQLRIRD; encoded by the exons ATGAAGAGCGACTGCTCGACCTCTGCAGCCCCCTTCAGGGGGCTTGGGGGACCTCTGCGCAGCAGCGAGCCGGTGCGCGCGGCCCCGGCCCGGTCGCCGGCCGTGGACCTTCTGGAGGAGGCGGCCGACCTCCTGGTGGTGCACCTGGACTTCCGGGCGGCGCTGGAGACCTGCGAGCGGGCCTGGCAGAGTCTGGCCAACCACGCCCTGCCAGAGGAACCCGCGGGCAC CTCCTTGGAGGTGAAGTGCTCCCTGTGTGTTGTGGGGATCCAGGCCCTGGCAGAAATGGATCGGTGGCAAGAAGTCCTCTCCTGGGTCCTTCAGTATTACCAGGTCCCTGAAAAGCTACCCCCCAAAGTCCTGGAGCTGTG CATTCTTTTATACAGCAAAATGCAAGAGCCTAGAGCTGTGCTGGATGTGGTGGGTGCCTGGCTCCAAGACCCAGCCAACCAAGACCTTCCAGAATATGGAGCCTTGGCAGAATTTCACGTGCAGCGGGTGCTGCTGCCTCTGGGCTGCTTGTCGGAGGCTGAGGAGCTAGTGGTGGGCTCTGCAGCTTTCGGTGAGGAGCGGCGACTGGATGTACTTCAGGCCATTCACACAGCgaggcagcagcagcaacaggaacACTCAGGCTCTGAGGAGGCCCAGAAGCCAAACGAGGAAG GCTCTGTCTCCCACAAGTTCCTGTCACTACCGATGTTGGTTCGCCAGCTTTGGGACTCTGCGGTGAGCCACTTCTTTTCTCTGCCCTTCAAAAAGAGCCTTCTGGCTGCCTTGATCCTCTGTCTCCTGGTGGTGAGGTTTGATCCAG cttccccttcctccctgcccttcCTCTACAAGCTGGCCCAGCTCTTCCGCTGGATCCGGAAGGCTGCATCTTCTCGCCTCTACCAGCTCCGCATCCGTGACTGA
- the PEX26 gene encoding peroxisome assembly protein 26 isoform X2 produces MDRWQEVLSWVLQYYQVPEKLPPKVLELCILLYSKMQEPRAVLDVVGAWLQDPANQDLPEYGALAEFHVQRVLLPLGCLSEAEELVVGSAAFGEERRLDVLQAIHTARQQQQQEHSGSEEAQKPNEEGSVSHKFLSLPMLVRQLWDSAVSHFFSLPFKKSLLAALILCLLVVRFDPASPSSLPFLYKLAQLFRWIRKAASSRLYQLRIRD; encoded by the exons ATGGATCGGTGGCAAGAAGTCCTCTCCTGGGTCCTTCAGTATTACCAGGTCCCTGAAAAGCTACCCCCCAAAGTCCTGGAGCTGTG CATTCTTTTATACAGCAAAATGCAAGAGCCTAGAGCTGTGCTGGATGTGGTGGGTGCCTGGCTCCAAGACCCAGCCAACCAAGACCTTCCAGAATATGGAGCCTTGGCAGAATTTCACGTGCAGCGGGTGCTGCTGCCTCTGGGCTGCTTGTCGGAGGCTGAGGAGCTAGTGGTGGGCTCTGCAGCTTTCGGTGAGGAGCGGCGACTGGATGTACTTCAGGCCATTCACACAGCgaggcagcagcagcaacaggaacACTCAGGCTCTGAGGAGGCCCAGAAGCCAAACGAGGAAG GCTCTGTCTCCCACAAGTTCCTGTCACTACCGATGTTGGTTCGCCAGCTTTGGGACTCTGCGGTGAGCCACTTCTTTTCTCTGCCCTTCAAAAAGAGCCTTCTGGCTGCCTTGATCCTCTGTCTCCTGGTGGTGAGGTTTGATCCAG cttccccttcctccctgcccttcCTCTACAAGCTGGCCCAGCTCTTCCGCTGGATCCGGAAGGCTGCATCTTCTCGCCTCTACCAGCTCCGCATCCGTGACTGA